In Mugil cephalus isolate CIBA_MC_2020 chromosome 11, CIBA_Mcephalus_1.1, whole genome shotgun sequence, the genomic window cactgaagaccccagaagaagttttgatttgatttttgcaCTTGAAAGCACTAGCAAATGAGTATGGTGTCAGACTGTTCAAGGGTCAGAGTTACCTTATGAATTATGTAATTAAGAATATAATTGGTGCACCAGTTACTGACTGAAAACgatgcgattaatcgcgattaaatatcttAATCTCTTCACAGCGCTCGTTCAGATTCAAAATTGaaatttaaaaccactgaaaatgAATCCTGAAAACGAGCTccattatataaaaataatgtattttttattatttatgctcATTTGTATTATGTTAACATAAtacccaccgtccaaagacatgctcgttaggttaattggttgAGTCTGGAATTGGAGTAGGTGCGAGTGTGAGGGTTGTCTGCCTCGTGATGGACCTGCAGCCTGTTCAGAGTGTACCCCGCCACTCGCCCACAGACAGCTTCCCAAATGAATAGTGTTGACATGAGAAATCATCAGCTATGCTAGCAGCTTTCCAGgcatttataatatttaataatgtgtcAAGTCTTGTTTTCTACTGCGCTGTACAATTTATTACTGTACAATTAAATGTAATCATTCACAGGCAGACACTGAAGAGATTTTCTCACTCAAAACCCaactggaaaagaaaatccGCACTAAAGACTTGCCCAAGAGATGTCTTTGTTACGTAGCCTTCGCTGCTGGGCTCTCATTGACATCTTAAATCTCTGCGTGGCTCGCTAAATTATACAACTGATTAATCATAATCTGTACAGCGGAGAAATACCTTTTAATGATTAGGAGCGACGTCCCTTACTTGTAAACAGTCCAAAGTATTGTTAGTTGCATAAGTGACACTTCTCCCAATAGGCTCTCAGTTATCGTTAATAGCAACCCCCCATGCCCCCGTGTATGATAATTAAAGCATAATGAGATATATGCTGTGACAATGACTACCACTTGACATATATCTTGCCTGGAGGATTAAAGTGGTGTTATTACACTTTCTGCCACTCAGAGCCGACCACCACCACAACTCTCGCTCTCCCCTCATCTGTTTCGCGCTAAAAGAGTGCGATCAGTTAATGAGTTTCTTTGGCCTCCGATTAATCATGCTAATGAGCCCCACCCAAAAAAGATAATCAACTGTTCTCACCATGAAAGCCAATAAGAGAAGGGGGCTGGAGATTGACTGGTGAAACACGCTTGCATCTCTACCTCCATTCACCTCTTTCTACAGTaatcctctttttctttccctcctttcttctccactTCCCTGCCTCCCACTCGCTCCTCTCTGCCCCTCAGAGCTCCTTATCTTCTTCCTCGCTCCTCTTTTCTCAATCTTCTTTGCCATTCCCATTCCCTTTTCCCCATCCTATTCCTCACgactttttcctcttcaacagCATCTCTCCACCTTCTCTCCTCTTACCCTTCATCCTCAGATCCCCACTCCCTATAAACCTCCCATAAACTCACCAGTACTCCTTCCACTGGTCCTCTTCAAAAACGTCCTCTGGGATGGGATCAATCAGCACCAGGTTGGACACTTGCCTGAGGACAAAGAGAGGACACGCACTCACTCATATGAAGTAAGACTCATTGACCACCCTTGTCCAGCCTTTACCCTTCCGACCTGGGATGTAATGAGTGTGAGATGGATGCCGTCATCCCACGTGTCTTTCGGCAGATTTGTCTGTCGCGCGTTCCTACAAACAGATGACCACACACCCACCAGACCCAGAGGCAATATTTCCATCGAGCTAGGTGCCATCCACTCACCACTACTTACTTCTCTCCCACAACAGCGGCAACATTGCACCTGATTAAATACTAAATCTTTCAACCCTGGTGCGGGCTACTTGTCACGTTAATCACCGCGTTGTCTCTGGGATGGGTGAGTTATGGGGGATGATGGGAACGGATTGTGAAATATATTTGATAAAGTGTGCGTTTGAGATGGCCTGGATACCGTATGCTACTGAGCAATTTTGCAAATACTagtaaaggtttaatttttattaaagatGTGTTGATGGTGACGACACTTGAAGGTTGAAGCTGATCATATCACAATTCGTTCCCTTTTTTTGGTGTGACGTGTTCCTTTTGTAGCCACCAGTGCTGAGTGAATCTTCAGTAACCGCTGCTGTATTTGAGCCTCTGAGTAGTGTTTGGTAAAATCTTCACTTTCAggaaatgatttttatttttaataatgaacCCACAGCAAATGTCTGGGACAAACAGACTTGTGAATGAACATTGTGGACTGTGTATTGGGGTcagcaacatttttttgctCTTGTGGTGGTGCTAATTTTGTATCGAGCTAATTCCCTACAGTGCCCTGGAGGCTACATTTTGTTGAGATAAATTGTTACGGAGTAATGGTGAAAAACAGGGAACTAACCAGGTTAACCTAAACTAATTAGATTTATTAGGTACGTATTGGGGTTTTTTTAACAGCCCCAAGTCATGTGACTTTCATGCGTGCACAACCCACACATATAATCCTGATAATAAGCTAAAACTCAAATGTGCTTTGGTTTGAATGTAACTGTACTTATTGGCATATGTATGAaggtgtaataaaaaaaaatagtccatATATTGAAAAGACTCAACTGATTCAAGTTCAAATTGTAAAACTTCCACTACCCACCTTTCTTGGCGCTAGCTAACACTAGTAGCTCAATCAGTCACAAATAGGAAAGTAAAGTATAAGTAATACCCATGTCCTTCAGTAAACTTTACCAGTGAAACACACGGTAAAGAAAGAGAGGCACGTGGCAGTATTTTAGTTTTGCAAATGCTGTGttaattgtgcaaaaaaaaaacaatagatgtACGTTGATCTTCTCCTGGCCCCATGGTTCCAGACCCACTgcttagtttttcattttatctttgctCTCAAAGAAAATACAACGCATGCTGCAACGTCTGCGGAAGAAAATCAATTATAAAAGCTACAAAaagtgtacacaaacacacacctacataTCTTCATACGCATGCATAACGTTCACAGCTGCCGGCACGTGAGACTAAAGAAGCAGCGGATCAAGTCTTTGTCTAATCTCAGTGAttcagatgcttttttttcccccagttttAAAACAGCTAAAGTGAAGCTACCGACAATACAgggcaaaagaaagaaatgacagcAGTTGAAATTCCTGTCTCTACTTGGATGCTAAAAACAATTTACTACCAGAGTCACACAAAGCGGCAGCTGGCAGATTGCTCCTAGTCTTAGCATTGTCTTACCATTTTTCCAATATGTAAGAACATATCGCTGTGAGGTTTAGGTGCCTGGTCAGTAACAAAGTTTGGGTTAATGTTACATCCACATAAACATGGTTGGACcaatagtttcccagcagaacattgcactgTAACCTGATGGTCactagttttaatgttgtgtatCTTTAATAGAGACATTAAAAGCACAAAATATGCTCCATGTTTTCTCTACTTTCTTTGCTTTCTCTACTTCTGGTGTTTATCAATCAGAATCGCCATTTTTGGCACGTGTGTGCGCACATATGAGGAATTCATTGTAGTGGTTGGTAGGATAAACATAAAGAGAAGTCCGGAAAATCGCACAATGGCAAATTAGGTTTTGAAGTACGGACTTtgggaggacgggaggacgggaggacgaAGGACGGTCATTCTGTAATCGGAACAGCAGCATaccacaaaatgcattttaggTTAACCGATCATACCATGTCGAAACAAGTTACATCAGATGCATCCTTGATAAAAAGAGAAGGACGAGTAATCTGGGCATTCGGACAGTACTTGGTCAGATGCATGCTTTGAATCGGAACAGTACTTGGACAGTGACGGATGATGCTTCATAACTGCTAACTAGCTGAGCTCACATGGGGTGGTGCTGGGATATTTGTAATATTACAGAACATCTTTCCCCTTTCTagtaaagttttctttcttctgccaAAGTAACACCACAGaacacattaaacatgtttccTTCTGGATAAGCAGTAGTCCCCATGTCTCTACTCCCACTGTATTATACTTACACATCATGAATGTGGCTGTAGAACCTGCCGTTGAGCGCGCCGAGCTCAGAGCCCACCAGGATGAAGGGCTTTGCCACCCCGGCAGCCTCCAGGAGTCGGTGCAGATCATCCACCATCCTGGAAGACAGCGGCACTCATCAGTCTCTGTACTAAAACCAGGACACGCTGCAAACTGGGCCAGggagtttatttattcagctaGGAGGCACTAGGGCGACTAACATGACAGATGAACACAACAAGCAACAATCATTAATGTCATTAATCTCTAATCTGTTCGATAATGGGTTTATTAATAGTAATCGAGAGGCATTATAAAGAAGCAAAACTCAACTAAGAAAGGCCATTTTGAACTTTGACTGTTAACAACTGAATGAGCTCAGTAAGTCCGGTCAGGAGTATTTATAGTTTTCGATTTAATCACTTTTCAGATGCGGCACCAAAAATAAACAGGCCTGCTGAAACCCAGATGACAGCATAAACGAGGGTACTGCTGGCTTCCCTCCACAGCAAAGCATCACAGGAAAACCAATCACCGGCAAACTTATATCATCAGGGGGAGCATCATCATTACATGAGGTGCAGCAGCGCCTCTTTGAGAGCCATCTGCTGTCCTGGGTTTGTTGTGCTAATAAATCAAAGCTGAGGCGTCACGCCGAAATGAAGAGATTTCACAAGACTCACAGGGTTGAGGTTAGGTAGCCATCAAACTCCTTCAGATATTGAATTCTGGGAAATTGATTGCTTGCATCTCAAACAGGCAGCCGGCCGCTTTCTGGGCCAGATGCCAAGGTAAACTAGACTGCTGACCGTCAGCAAGCCATGCCTGCTCATCCCTTAGGCAGATTTAAGGCTTGACGAAGACATTTCCATGTCAGAGACGAGCCAGGGCAGGCCTGGGGCGTGGCCAGCAGAGGCCATCGCACACACATCAGTCTCTGGCCAGAGCATTAATGAGAAACCCTGAATAGCCACTTGATCAAGGAAATACTGACTCCCTGTGGGAGTATTAAGTCTCCTATAGCACAACAACTGAATTTGAGGTTTGTTATTGCACTGTAGTGTAATGACAGTGTAGTTTTGGCTTCTTACGTTTCTCCTTTTTGGAAACAAAATTAGGCTTGCCATGATTGTTTAATCGGAAGGATTAATGACTATTTTGAATTGTGCAGAAACCAATTACTACCTAGCAAATATTTATAAAGTTTGgtctaaataatataataaattaattattcttGTCCCAATACTTTCTCATTTATTCttgattttggatttaaaatatGATTAGTTTTGcctcagtttcatttgttttgtctctttcatgTTATGTTGCACCGcgttatgttttttctttttttttttcaactgaaaaGAGAAGGTGGCAAGACTGTAGGTTAACCAACAAGAAATTAATTTGCAACAACTGTGGTAATCAACTGCACTCCCAGATATAtagcaaacaaagcaaacatcTTCAAATGTATAATGCATGAATGAGATTTGAGAAAATAGCGtcaaaaagacaacaaagacgGAACAGAAATAGTATAAAAGAAATAGAGAAAAGGGTTTGTAAATgcagaaatacaagaaaatacagaaaGCCAGCTATAAATTGTAAAATCCTGCAAACAGAGATAATTAAACATAATATGTTGACAGTAACAATGACGGGAAGCCTATTAAATACTGTAGCAATGTGCCAAAGAACTAATGTAATGATGAATGGAAATGATGCTTGCCTGATTGGAAAACAAGCTGTAATAGGCTGCAGCCCCTTCGTGACCCTCTAGCGGACAAGtgattacagaaaatgaacaaattcaaAACTTATTTGGCTTTGATGTTACACATGCATATAGACTGGATCATTCATCCTTCATCAAGAGCCTCTGTTTATGATTACAACAAATGTGGCGCGCTATTACAGCTCCTCCTACGTGAGGCCCTGGCACACTCCCGCATCATTTTCTTTCGTGTGGTGTTAAGCCACGATGTCCTGAAAGTGACACAAACATTACAGTAGGTCACCATGGAAACTGAAGAGGTGCTACTTAACCCGGCCGGTGTCAGACAATGAAAGCTACTCAGTAGATAGCTTGCTTCCTGCAAACGGCAGTAAACTGAACCCAGATTCACCTGCGCCACACTCTACACCGCAGTTCATGTGGCTTTCACTACATGTCCTTACATTTCCACACATTGATTTTACAAACTCAGCAACAAGAGAAACATGAGGAGATGGCCCTGCAGATGACTCATTCACAAAGCAAATTGGTACAAAAATACATGAACAGGGACGTTGTTTCTATAGTGGAGACTTTGCGTACAGCAGCATGGATGACTGAAGAATGTGTTGCCAGATATACATCATTATatcacattatatatataattcattaCAGCGACAGCCTGCTAAAGTACCACTCACCGTCCAGTTGTTGACATCATCCAAACTTTTTCTGTTCCTGTCGTCTCATTCTGCATAAGCCGCTTGCTGAAGCCCAGTCCCATTCTGTCATAAGTACAAACCTGAGCAGTGTGACAACAAGGACAACACAGGAGAAGGTTTAAGATTTAACACCATGATCTACATACTGTACGTGCAAGCTGCTCTCAATTTAAAGCCAGAACGTATCCTGTGTAAGCCCGTTAAACATGCATGATGTCCGAGTAGCGctgaacagatacagatacaggtGTCAAAGGTACACTTTGTTCTCGTTGCTGCTTATGCGATTTAGTTGTTCAGATGTAACCGGGCTCTTCCCCAACAAGCCTGTGACCTAATTTGGGTCACGTTTCAGACAAACAACATGGGGCAGGCTGTCAGCCTCAACTTTCTGCTGTGCTGAGTCCTTGTTGAGCAGAGAGGATGTGACAGAGCTACTGCAAGGGCTGTCCCTACATGACCCTGACAGCAGACAACATGGCAGCGCTAGCAGCAGCCAACTCCAAGAGGAAGCTCACCACAGTGGGTCGCATCATAACACAATTTTTACACTCACACGCACATTTAATTCAGTGTTCCTCACCTTGGTCAGTGTTGCAACATCCTCTTGGACGTGAAACCAAATGTCGGAAGACATTCCAGTCGGAGCGTCCAGTATgactgcagacacagacatgtTGGGGGAGCTCAGGTGAAAGACACAAAGAAGCCAGACATAGAACTATGTGGGAGAAAAAGTGCAAAGCTGTTCATTACCAACtggttttccttttcctttacaCAAAAGATGCATCTTCTGACCCAAACCGACATCAATAATCTGGCCATCTGGATgtaaatagaaagaaatattaGACTTGGCTTTGATGGGCGCTTCTCATTTGGCTCTGAGAACTTCACCAACCAGCTGACGTATACTACCTTTGGGCAAGAGCACCTGTCCTTCTCTCTGCAGCGACGCGTAGTTGAGGAAGGGAGGGATGATGACgattaaaagtaaacacttcCCAATGTTTACGAGCACAGAGCTGCATGACACTCTGCCTTTAGCTTCAGTCTGGCTGTGAGGTCTTTGATCTGCATCCTAATTGATAAAGAAGTAAAATTTCATGTTAACTTCCACATTAACTTTGCTTCAGTAATGTATTTAAAGCTATTAAATCCAAACCACTGTTATAAACTACACAGTTTTACTATTACTTCTGCAGTCAGGTCACGTCCTGAAAAatgcaatatttctttttttggcctAAATTTATTGCACAATCTTGTTATTTCAATATAAAAGACACATGCACAACTGAAAGACCTCTTATTGATtagttaaattaaaactgagtaagtcaacagtttttttcatacttttatactatttttcaagtttttcttgAACAAAGCGTGGACAGCATCAGTGCAATGCACAAAATTAGCCCTAACTGATAtacaaagagaggaaagaagaaaaactaaaggCATATGCACACAGATATATGTTCGTGCACCTGAACACTTACTCCCATATGCCCAAATAATCCTAAAGATACACAATAGCAAATTGTAAAGTAAGTAATTAAGGACAGCTGCTTGTTATAGTTTCCATGCACCAGTTGTCCTGCAAACGCACGaataacaagaaagaaaaaaaaacgtccccTCGGATTCTTTGATCGCGACTTCAGGCTCGAATGCAACTTAACATGTCAGGAAATGTTAGCCAACGGGACAGTCACATGTGGCTATGAGCAGCAGCTTTATAGGTTTCCCCTTCTCAGTTACCTTTTTATTAGCGTTGGCAGGTTCACTTCTTGACGACTGAGTTTCAGGTCTTCTGCGCATTttgaaatgtaataattaagTATTATGAGGGCATAAGCATGAATTGTATACAATGAATGAAATTTGCTGTAACTACTTCCTGACTCTGTGGAGCAGGTACAGAAGCCGCCGTGGGACAAACCTACTGCTTTGAGCTGTAACCGAAACATCCGGCTGCAGCTCTTTCTGTGCATGTCTTTTCACTTTTCCTTGGAGGGACTTGtgcaaatattaataatttttgcattttctgttattatttctttatgaTCGTTCGTTTAGTTTCCTTATTTACACATTcgaaataaacacaataataacaacaacaacaacgagaaaaataagaagaatattGTGTAATATATAACAATTAAGAGAAAATAGATAAACCTTTCATTTATTCCACAATTattcaatttattcatttattccacAGTACTAGAAGAACACTTACTATACATACATTGATTTTAGCCAAGTCAAACATTGGCCTAAAGAGGGCGCTGTATCCCACAAGCACGGTCTGTTTTCCCCACCATAATGTCTTCCCCacaacagcagagacagaaTTAACATtctctgtttgtattttttggcACTCCTGAATGACCAATGACCCTAACATAAATTGGTCGGTGGTCAACAGCTTAAAACTTAGACTGCATCATGATATAACCAAACCGATTGGGATAATCAGAAACTGGGGTTGTGATTGCCGTCCGATTGCTGCTCTGAGAACAGCCAATCAAGCTCTCATCGTGTATAATAACTTACTGATGGTGTGCAGGACAGCTGCTCCCAAGACAAGTAATTTATGCAAATTGACGTTTTTATGCAGTCGTGCATGTGTGGCAAGCAAAAGAGGGGTTGGTTTGCGTCACTCAGGGATTGTGACATCCATACTGACGATATTCGGGCCCATCCATGAAGACAACACAACGCAGCACTTGTTGTGAATGTGGCCTGGACCTGGTCTTTGCTCTAAGTATGTATTCTTGCACATTCCAGACACTAGAGAGATATAATAAAGCTTAATAAGGATTTCAGTTTAAGGAGATTTTTGAGATCCCAGATGTCAAAGGAAGTGTCTTACGAGACCGtagttttcttctcattcagaaTTTTGGGTTATGTGTTTTCCCCT contains:
- the si:dkey-122a22.2 gene encoding uncharacterized protein si:dkey-122a22.2, whose protein sequence is MRRRPETQSSRSEPANANKKDADQRPHSQTEAKGRVSCSSVLVNIGKCLLLIVIIPPFLNYASLQREGQVLLPKDGQIIDVGLGQKMHLLCKGKGKPVVILDAPTGMSSDIWFHVQEDVATLTKVCTYDRMGLGFSKRLMQNETTGTEKVWMMSTTGRMVDDLHRLLEAAGVAKPFILVGSELGALNGRFYSHIHDVQVSNLVLIDPIPEDVFEEDQWKEYWYGMVLPSFQAMQFSAAAGLSRMLLILGAMEPTIVGENVLEDVVQRQKYLLSNPSHQSSAVDEHYFMNESAAQVRDITKYKPLSSRTSVSVITGDLFDEQMPEHLNQMVAKLQKRFLKESYPSANHIHIKGADRRMIYKKPSAISQHLRKLVHQQQAKPQSE